A single window of Gossypium hirsutum isolate 1008001.06 chromosome A10, Gossypium_hirsutum_v2.1, whole genome shotgun sequence DNA harbors:
- the LOC107897421 gene encoding 25.3 kDa vesicle transport protein — MVKLTMIARVTDGLPLAEGLDDGRDLTDAEMYKQQVKALFKNLSKGHNEASRMSVETGPYVFHYIIEGRVCYLTMCDRSYPKKLAFQYLEDLKNEFERVNGAQIETAARPYAFIKFDTFIQKTKKLYQDTRTQRNISKLNDELYEVHQIMTRNVQEVLGVGEKLDQVSQMSSRLTSESRIYADKARDLNRQALIRKWAPVAIVLGVVFLLFWVKAKLW; from the exons ATGGTGAAACTGACAATGATTGCTCGTGTTACTGATGGTCTGCCTCTGGCGGAGGGACTAGATGATGGTCGGGATCTGACAGATGCTGAAATGTACAAACAACAAGTTAAGGCTTTGTTTAAGAATCTCTCTAAAGGCCATAATGAAGCTTCAAGGATGTCTGTCGAGACTGGTCCTTATGTATTCCA CTATATCATTGAAGGTCGTGTTTGTTACTTGACAATGTGCGACCGTTCTTATCCTAAGAAACTTGCTTTTCAATATCTGGAAGACCTCAAGAATGAATTTGAACGTGTTAATGGAGCTCAAATTGAAACTGCTGCCAGGCCTTATGCATTTATTAAATTTG ATACATTCATACAGAAGACAAAAAAATTATACCAGGACACCCGTACTCAACGGAATATTTCAAAGTTGAACGATGAACTCTACGAAGTTCACCAAATAATGACTCGCAATGTGCAAGAAGTTCTTGGTGTTGGTGAAAAGTTGGACC AGGTCAGTCAGATGTCCAGTCGTTTGACCTCGGAATCTCGCATATATGCTGATAAGGCGAGAGACTTAAATCGACAG GCTTTAATTCGGAAGTGGGCTCCGGTTGCCATCGTGTTAGGAGTCGTGTTCCTCCTCTTTTGGGTGAAAGCAAAGCTGTGGTGA